The Nymphaea colorata isolate Beijing-Zhang1983 chromosome 11, ASM883128v2, whole genome shotgun sequence genome includes the window AAAAAGATGCCGTCTCTTCACTGAAAATTGAAGAGTGATGATAGCTTCTTAAATTGAGTTGTTCTGAACATTGTCAGATCCATTGTCTATATGCGACAAGGTCTTGAGATTGTTTTGGTCATGTCCTCACATTTTGAAGACTGATTTTTATATGGATACGAGAGAagagatatatatgtatgtatttaaaATGTTATTTAAAGATGTTAGCCTGGACCATGTGCAAATCTGGGCTTTcctacattttattttctgttgagAATACTGCCTTGCAGGCAAATCTATAAATCAGACGCGTGAATCAATACGTCGGCGCATGTTAGTGATCTGagtaattggatttgggttcagatCAAACTCAAATCCTAGCTACTTCTTTTAAACTGTATTTGGATGCCGACAAGCAGGAGAACCAACATTTATGTCCAATCTGTTGGTTAACTGACCTGGATTGAAACTTCATTATTAACCTGCATACATGGTCCGAATTTGATTACtaattggatctaaatttcTTTACCAGATTCAAttaaatagtttcaaaattgaATTGGAAATGGGATAATATCCAATCTATTGTTATCCATATAACAACTGAGGTTCCTATTGCTGGTAAAGATCtgatcatcagtttgattttcaatGTGGAAGAAGTACTTTATCTAGCACAGCCTTATGAAACTTCCCGAAAAAGTGGGGGAAACACAGTTTAAACTAAATTTGCCAAAGAAGATGTATGATTTTAGAGTCTGTTAGCTATACATGTATAAGACGGGTTAAGCTTCTCTTGCACCGATGATTGAAAGCTGGCTAACCTCATTTCAAAATAGATCTCCTTGCCTTTCTTCGTCATGCCTTTCAATTTACAGTTGCAACAATCCAAATGAGAAAGAGTTACAGATCATAGTTCCCTTGCCTTCCGGAGCCTCCTCTAAATTACTGGttgatctccctctctttcgTTCTCTCTATAAAACCAATCGCCAAACACAAGATGGAAGCAGAACCACTGAACCAGCACCATGGCAGCTGCACGACAATCACACCATCTATCATCTTTCCTTCTCGTCCTTGTTGTGATCACCACCCATCTCCTACCCTTGTGTTCATCAACCACCTCCCCTGCAATCAATACCGCAAGAGATGTCGTGCAGGTTGATGCCCACCTGAAGTCGACGCTTCATGAGAAGGCTCACATTGCAGAACACGGAGCCTGTCCCCCTCCGGCGAGTTCTCGGCATCGTCGCCACAAAAGGAGGCCacaccaccaccaccgtcaCAGATCAAGGCCAAAAGGTCACCCCGCGGCGGCCAGCATCGAGATCCCTCTGCAGCTTCGCAATGGGCAGTACTACTTCATGAATCTCTCCATGGGAACTCCACCCGTCCACTTCTCCGCCGTTGTTGACACAGGCAGTGATCTTACTTGGACCAAGTGCGACTGCCCTGGCTGCTCTTACGCTAGCGGCAGCAGGACGTTAAACCCCAGTGCCTCCTCCTCCTATACAGATTTGCCGTGCACGGATGCATTGTGCAACGCCTATTGCGAAGATGAGGGTGGCTGCACCTACACCCAAACTTATGGGTCTTTAGAGCAGAGCCATGGGTATCTGTACAAGGAGACCATGACCTTGGGATCCATGGCGGCTAAGAATGTCACCTTCGGATGCAGCTTTGATGAGTCGAGTTTCGAAATGACCGCCGGAATCGTTGGCCTCGGCCGCGGCCCCCGGTCGCTCGTAGCTCAATTGGGCTCCATGATTGACTACCAATTCTCCTTCTGCTTGAGTGGGTTGAGTGATTCCAGGCCCAGCCGTCTCGTGCTTGGGCCTGGGCCTTCCTTCATTCATGGTGGCATCAGTGCTCCAATGCTGACCAACAGCAAGATGCCGCATGTTTACTTTGTGGCTTTGAAGGGCATCAGTGTGGGAGGGAAGCGCCTGCAGATCCCAGCTTGGGTTTTCCAAATCGACCAGACAGGAACTGGAGGTTTCTTTGTCGACTCGGGTTCCCGTTACATGTGTCTTGTTGAACCAGCATACAGGTATGAAAAACTTCACGTCTTCTTCTCTTTGCCCTCTGGCTTATATCTTGTTGAGATTAATCTTGCCAACTACTGCCCatctgcaaaagaaaaatgaaaatttctaatGCAAACTAAGACTTGTGCTCTCCAAATTTTTGCTTTATACCAATGTTTATTGTTCAATTCCGAACAAAAGAATTGCAAACTTCATCACTCATCCTATTACAATTCCAACTGCCAAATTAAGTTCGCAAGTAAATGTTGCCAACTTAGTGATGAATAATTTCATACCAAAAAATTACTTTTAGTTGTTTACCTTTTCTCATTCTGATTTTGGACTTTCCCACCTACACTTTAGCCTTCCCATGTTAATTAGTATTGATTGACcagagagaaaagcttcagtATACACAATGGGTgctcattttttctgttttcatggCAGCCAAGTACTGGGTGCATTCGCCGAGGCAATTGGTTTACCGATTGTGGGTAGCCCGATCCCTGATCTCAGTGCGTGCTTCAAAGGCTTGCCTGGTTCATTATCAATCCCAAGTCTCACACTTCATTTTCAGAATGGTGATCTGCATTTGCCTCTAGAGAACTATTTCGTTGTTGTGACGGAAGATGAGTTGTCATGCTTAGCAATTATCAGGACACCATTCGGGCGATCATTTTCTGTCATTGGAAGCATGACAGTGCAGAATATACATGTCAATTATAATGTTGGAAAGAGCTTAATGACCTTCACACCTACACAATGTGATAAATTGTGAGGGTTTTCTTAAATGtagtcttctttttcttcttgcttttgtgTTTGATCAATGCCGCTGATACCAATTGCCCTTTGTCTACTTGCTCCTATGACTCTGTCAATCTGGTGGTATGTGTAACTTTTCTTCTGCAATTAGTGCTTTACCTGTGGGGGCTGTAAATCCCTTTATTATTGATAATTACACATCTTTCCACGTCTTCTTTTTTTACATCAATTGTGGGAGGCTGATaaaagaagattaaaatgaactTGGTTCTGGCAAGCACGAAAACCTCAAGAAAAATGGATCGTCCTTGGATGCGCCTCGGCTCAGGGTTCTCAAGGCGCTATAACTAATTATTTAGTACGTGAGAAAAGCATGCTAAAGGCGTTCTTTCTCTTACAACCTTACAGCTGTTACTACCATAgtcataaaaaatgcattttttttaaaaagtgatAAATTGAATGGCcacttaaaacttaaaaaaaacatgtttttttgaaaaaaatgtaaaaaacaaaagaatgcatttttctacatttttttattttttaatgccaaatagtttttttcattttctattttttatttgttacaaatctacttatatcttttgatgtttgtgttattagtttctcactcatttaatttttcttttatttttagttttttaaaattttaaaaaatttatcatattttttcccattattttttctcatattatacccaagacGTCTTTTAAAACTCTGAAATGCTATTGTACTGCAGCTACTTAATAGAGCACATTTACAATTATAGCAAAACTTGAAACCCTAGATGATACTTTTTTTCATGGGCGCTGCTCTAACTGAAATAACTATTAAAAGAACAACTTGTTTATGCTTCCCTTAGTTTGGACTTTGGCGATGAAGAACTTGACGCATGATTACAACTTTGGTAAACAAATCTGcaattttctccttgttttaaACATAAGCATGTAATATATATAGTCACGTACAAAGTAATGACCAATTTAGTGTTTAATGAGTAACTTGATTGCCGATGTAATAGCCTAATAGGGCCTTGCTGAATCCCAACGATGCAATTCtaaattaattaacaaaaattTCAACCAGATTAATTTACTTACTACCTTTGCCATGACATGATATTTTGCTTATATAGAACACCATGATATTctatattatttatttgtttccaAGAGACTGGGTGGGTGCCGGGCCGGCCCACCGGTGGGAGCCTGGTACAGGCTTAGGTCTTGGCCAAAAAAACCTGGCCTGGGTCGGTCCGATGGGGTCCGACCTAGCCtgttaatattaaaaaaatatttaaaatacaatttatatttaaaaaaattataatttaaaaattattttttattgtaaccgaGCCGGTGCCGGGCCGTGCCCAGGCCCAAATTTCGTATTGTCTGGCCTgacctggcccggcccgatgcccatcCCTGGAAACAATAGTACAAGTTGTCCAATCTCTATCAGTGGAGGTGCTTAGGTGCCATACGTTGGTTCAGACTTCAAAGTTCATTAACCAAGTCCTTTTTAAGATATCTAACCACCCTTCAAGCAACATTAGACTCAATGGTATTGAGATTTTGCATATGCACTGCTTAATTAATACGTGCATTGCATATGTAAATTTTGGTTGAATTAAAGTTAGGTAGGCC containing:
- the LOC116264843 gene encoding aspartic proteinase nepenthesin-1-like; the encoded protein is MAAARQSHHLSSFLLVLVVITTHLLPLCSSTTSPAINTARDVVQVDAHLKSTLHEKAHIAEHGACPPPASSRHRRHKRRPHHHHRHRSRPKGHPAAASIEIPLQLRNGQYYFMNLSMGTPPVHFSAVVDTGSDLTWTKCDCPGCSYASGSRTLNPSASSSYTDLPCTDALCNAYCEDEGGCTYTQTYGSLEQSHGYLYKETMTLGSMAAKNVTFGCSFDESSFEMTAGIVGLGRGPRSLVAQLGSMIDYQFSFCLSGLSDSRPSRLVLGPGPSFIHGGISAPMLTNSKMPHVYFVALKGISVGGKRLQIPAWVFQIDQTGTGGFFVDSGSRYMCLVEPAYSQVLGAFAEAIGLPIVGSPIPDLSACFKGLPGSLSIPSLTLHFQNGDLHLPLENYFVVVTEDELSCLAIIRTPFGRSFSVIGSMTVQNIHVNYNVGKSLMTFTPTQCDKL